TAATCTTGGGCGGAATGCGTGATCGCCATTTACTCCTCCTTTTCGCCTTTTGATACCAGATGAGGAGGTCAAAGATTTGGGCGTCAGAGTGGCATTATCCATGCTCAAGTTCTACAAGAGTAAGCGGGTTTGTGGGCTTTATCTTGATGCAGTCTTTGGGGTTTGGCTACTTGATGATGGTACTAGGTTTTATCTTTGGGTAGGAGAAATATCGCCGCTGATGCTGTCGAGCTGTCGGTTTGTACCAACTTGCAGCGAGTATTCGATGGTGGCATACAAAAAGTATGGTGTGGTTAAGGGTACAATCTTGACAGCTTGGCGTCTCTGCCGTTGCAATCCTCTTGGTATGTTACTTTGTGATGTAACCCTAATTCATCTACATAATTGGTGTCTTATAATGATGCATTCAATGTTCCAATCTGTTTCATCTACATCAATCTTCTGACTGCTCCTCCATGGTAATTCCAACGGTGACATGGTTGCTGTTTAGGAAGCAATAGTCACTGGACTGATACTTCAATGTGATATGCAGGTGGCACCGGATTTGATCCCCCCAGGTGGTTTGGTGAAGAAGAGTCATTTGAAGAGCACTAAGGTaattaatgaaaagaattttgCTTCTTCCACCTGCATAAATGCAATTTGAGTACTAGGCTAAATCTACTTTGTATTATTTGTTTATGTTTGTTTCATGTCATCTTTAATTTCTTGGTTCTGGCTTGGTTTTGTTATTCTACTCTGCATAGAAAATGTTCTCGCGGCGTACATTGGGTAGTTGTTGTGTTTGGTTCAAGTTGGGCATGGTGTCGTTTCTATGTTATAAGATTCGGAACTGGGGACTAGGTTAGAAAATCATATATGGGCCCAAATTTGGGATTCAGTGATATTAGAAGTTGTTATTATGTCGAGAAGACGGAGAGACTCCTGGTCTTTCTTTGTTGTTATCCTTCTTTTTTACCAGTTATCCCTTAAATCTTTTGCGGTTTTATTTTTCTGCTCTGGTTCAGTTTTGGTCAGTCATTTGAATTAGAGTGGAGTGTTGATCCTCACTAGAGACTTTCTAGCAAGAAAACTACACCATGCATCAACTTTCATTTTTTAAGAGATAACTATGTCACAATTTGCCATGACCAAATTATGTTTGAATCGATATTGCTGAAAAGGTATTCCTGATTGAACTCCGTATATCAATGAATGGGGATGTGAGAGTGCACAAAGCCTAATCACCGATAGAGA
This DNA window, taken from Musa acuminata AAA Group cultivar baxijiao chromosome BXJ3-7, Cavendish_Baxijiao_AAA, whole genome shotgun sequence, encodes the following:
- the LOC103991333 gene encoding UPF0161 protein At3g09310, with protein sequence MASSHPRFRAQPPRPSLGTLRRLPSPHRSVVISPPRSSIPSLYNSVLQTKPCSRVRSSPANGPEKDPNGKALQDEEVKDLGVRVALSMLKFYKREISPLMLSSCRFVPTCSEYSMVAYKKYGVVKGTILTAWRLCRCNPLGGTGFDPPRWFGEEESFEEH